From a region of the Synechococcus sp. PCC 7502 genome:
- the purU gene encoding formyltetrahydrofolate deformylase, protein MNTATLLVSCPDQKGLVAKISDWVFSHGGNILHADQHADSTAGLFLMRVEWDLDNFGLTRTEIAPTFAQLASAIQAKWHIQFSDYVRRIAIFVSKQDHCLYDLILRQRSHELPAIIPVVISNHPDLEQVAHNFGINYHYLPITPENKLEQEKQQLALLKQYQIDLVLLAKYMQVLSPEFLSQFSQVINIHHSFLPAFAGANPYHRAYKRGVKIIGATAHYVTEELDEGPIIEQDVIRVSHRDSVNDLIRKGKDLERIVLARAVRQHLENRVLVYGQSANSGLGIRTVVFD, encoded by the coding sequence ATGAATACTGCGACTTTACTAGTTTCCTGTCCCGATCAAAAAGGCTTAGTTGCCAAAATTTCCGATTGGGTATTTTCCCACGGCGGTAATATTCTCCATGCCGATCAACATGCTGATAGCACGGCTGGTTTATTTTTAATGCGGGTAGAGTGGGACTTAGATAACTTTGGTTTAACTCGAACAGAAATTGCGCCAACGTTTGCACAACTGGCATCGGCAATTCAAGCTAAATGGCATATTCAATTTTCCGATTATGTGCGCCGCATTGCTATTTTTGTGTCAAAGCAAGATCATTGTCTGTACGACTTGATTTTACGGCAGCGATCGCATGAATTACCCGCAATCATCCCTGTGGTGATCAGCAATCATCCCGATTTAGAACAGGTGGCACATAATTTTGGCATTAACTACCATTACCTTCCCATTACTCCTGAAAATAAGCTGGAGCAAGAAAAACAGCAACTGGCACTCCTAAAGCAATATCAAATCGATCTGGTGTTACTAGCAAAATATATGCAGGTTCTTAGCCCAGAATTTCTTTCTCAGTTTTCCCAAGTAATTAATATCCATCATTCGTTTTTACCTGCCTTTGCGGGTGCAAATCCCTACCATCGTGCCTATAAACGTGGTGTAAAAATTATCGGTGCCACCGCCCACTACGTTACTGAAGAACTAGATGAAGGTCCAATTATTGAGCAGGATGTAATTCGAGTTTCCCATCGAGATTCAGTTAATGATCTGATCCGTAAGGGTAAAGATTTAGAAAGAATTGTACTGGCACGGGCAGTAAGACAACACCTAGAAAATCGAGTTTTAGTCTATGGGCAGTCGGCAAATTCGGGCTTAGGTATTCGCACCGTGGTATTTGATTAA
- a CDS encoding DNA polymerase III subunit gamma/tau translates to MAYEPLHHKYRPQTFADLVGQEAIATTLSNAMKTQRIAPAYLLTGARGTGKTSTARIMAKSLNCLSFDVPTATPCGKCEMCLSIIRGNALDITEIDAASNTGVENIRDLIERSQFAPVQARYKVYAIDECHMLSTSAFNALLKTLEEPPDRVVFILATTDPQRVLPTIISRCQRFDFRRIPLEPMVQHLTQIAQIENININPEALLLVAQMAQGGLRDAESLLDQLSLHVGEIKNETVWDLVGTVPERDLLEILEAIALQNSVAVIEKIRQIMDRGREPLTVLQSLGGFYRDLLIAKTAGDRQDLVALTAGTWAKLNQIAQEFPLESILLGQQHLRSAEVQIKNTTQPRLWLEITLIGLFNQVGLSHQSITSNVSVLTSKTPALTPIQNPSSTISNIAPSEPPTTATQVPSANILIPTFSSESNESSISSYQDLAIAWQELIRYLSPPSKAIFVNKAIFLEINHDHVVIGLKDKGLREIAIKKREELEKCSKQVFKRPMQVKFRFVTSETETQKSSLSPSPTSAPTPIAPTTPVENPQIPESNLAITNLPKSNPSPKTEEKINENENISPQPDLSAPRSPQASEAIKNVVTFFDGQLINLN, encoded by the coding sequence ATGGCTTACGAACCGTTACATCATAAATATCGACCTCAAACTTTTGCTGATTTAGTTGGACAAGAGGCGATCGCTACGACTTTAAGTAATGCCATGAAAACCCAAAGGATTGCTCCAGCTTATCTGCTCACGGGAGCGAGGGGAACGGGTAAAACCTCTACCGCCCGAATCATGGCAAAGTCCTTGAACTGCCTGAGCTTTGATGTACCTACAGCCACACCCTGCGGTAAATGTGAAATGTGCCTGAGTATTATTAGGGGTAATGCCTTAGATATTACGGAAATTGATGCTGCTAGTAATACAGGAGTAGAAAATATTCGAGATTTAATTGAGCGATCGCAGTTTGCCCCAGTCCAAGCGAGGTATAAAGTATATGCGATCGATGAATGCCACATGCTCAGTACGTCAGCATTTAATGCCCTACTCAAAACCCTAGAAGAACCACCTGATCGCGTCGTTTTTATCCTAGCTACCACCGATCCCCAAAGAGTTTTACCAACAATTATTTCTCGGTGCCAGAGATTTGACTTTCGGCGGATTCCCCTAGAACCGATGGTGCAACATTTAACCCAAATTGCCCAGATTGAAAATATTAATATTAATCCCGAAGCTTTATTGTTAGTGGCACAGATGGCACAGGGGGGGTTACGGGATGCCGAGAGCTTATTAGATCAGCTTAGTTTGCATGTGGGTGAAATCAAAAATGAAACTGTATGGGATTTAGTCGGTACAGTACCAGAACGAGATTTGTTAGAGATTTTAGAAGCGATCGCTCTGCAAAATTCCGTGGCTGTGATTGAAAAGATTCGCCAAATTATGGATCGAGGTAGAGAACCATTAACGGTATTGCAAAGCTTAGGAGGATTCTATCGGGATTTATTAATTGCTAAAACCGCAGGTGATCGCCAAGATTTAGTGGCTTTAACCGCAGGCACATGGGCAAAATTAAACCAAATAGCTCAGGAGTTTCCCCTGGAAAGTATTTTATTAGGGCAGCAACACTTGCGATCGGCAGAAGTACAAATTAAAAACACAACCCAACCTCGACTGTGGCTGGAAATTACCCTAATTGGTTTATTTAATCAAGTTGGTTTATCTCATCAATCAATCACTTCTAATGTTTCAGTTTTAACCTCAAAAACTCCAGCATTAACCCCTATTCAAAATCCAAGCTCTACTATTTCAAATATTGCACCCAGTGAACCACCAACTACAGCTACTCAAGTTCCAAGTGCAAATATCTTAATTCCAACTTTTAGCAGTGAATCAAATGAATCATCCATATCCTCCTATCAAGACCTAGCCATAGCTTGGCAAGAGTTGATTAGATATTTATCTCCCCCTTCTAAAGCAATTTTTGTGAATAAGGCGATTTTTCTGGAAATAAATCATGACCATGTGGTAATCGGCTTAAAGGATAAGGGTTTAAGGGAAATTGCGATTAAAAAGCGAGAGGAACTAGAAAAATGTTCTAAACAGGTTTTTAAACGCCCCATGCAGGTTAAATTCCGATTTGTAACCTCGGAGACGGAAACCCAAAAATCTTCTCTATCCCCATCTCCAACATCTGCACCAACTCCCATAGCTCCAACTACTCCTGTTGAGAACCCTCAGATTCCTGAAAGCAATTTAGCCATTACTAATCTTCCTAAAAGTAATCCTAGTCCTAAAACTGAAGAGAAAATAAATGAAAATGAAAATATATCTCCTCAACCCGATCTGTCTGCTCCGCGATCGCCCCAAGCATCGGAAGCAATTAAGAATGTAGTTACCTTTTTTGATGGACAATTGATTAACTTAAATTAA
- the grxD gene encoding Grx4 family monothiol glutaredoxin, whose protein sequence is MNPILQTKIEGQINNNKIMIYMKGTPNAPQCGFSAATIQVFKSLGVPFETIDILQDPELRQGIKEFSNWPTIPQVYIGGEFIGGCDIVMEMHNRGELAPIVQEVVNS, encoded by the coding sequence ATGAATCCAATTCTCCAAACTAAAATTGAAGGGCAAATTAATAATAATAAGATCATGATCTACATGAAGGGCACTCCCAATGCTCCTCAATGTGGTTTTTCAGCTGCCACAATCCAAGTATTTAAATCCCTAGGGGTACCATTCGAGACCATAGACATTTTACAAGACCCCGAACTACGCCAAGGAATTAAGGAATTTTCTAACTGGCCCACCATTCCTCAGGTTTATATTGGAGGTGAGTTTATTGGGGGGTGTGATATTGTCATGGAAATGCACAATCGGGGAGAACTTGCGCCAATTGTTCAAGAAGTGGTGAATTCTTAA
- a CDS encoding ATP-binding protein, with product MSDKSLKLKISIPPVEGIEDIPIVAVELLAQKMGFDANRVQDIVQALTEACVNSILYSTTDDDIEVLVTALHGSLVLEVRDHGPGFNPDAVPSPDFDLISQIGVKNGGFGIHMIKSLVDKVEIESSEAGTTIRMSTFLKNSDLNPVAS from the coding sequence ATGAGCGATAAATCACTTAAGCTAAAAATTTCTATACCTCCAGTTGAGGGTATTGAAGATATCCCGATTGTGGCGGTTGAATTATTGGCACAAAAAATGGGCTTTGACGCAAATAGAGTGCAAGATATTGTTCAAGCACTTACTGAAGCTTGTGTGAACTCAATTCTTTACAGTACTACTGATGATGATATTGAGGTTCTGGTTACCGCCCTGCATGGTAGCCTAGTTTTAGAGGTTCGAGACCATGGACCTGGTTTTAATCCCGATGCGGTACCATCCCCAGACTTTGATTTGATTTCTCAAATCGGTGTTAAAAATGGCGGATTTGGTATACACATGATTAAATCCTTAGTAGACAAGGTGGAAATCGAATCTTCAGAGGCTGGCACTACAATTCGTATGAGTACTTTTCTAAAAAATTCTGACTTAAATCCAGTGGCATCTTAA
- a CDS encoding STAS domain-containing protein, with the protein MTHSSFLQDELKISEQLDGDRAILKLNGALSVTTVPYFRQSVQPYLERGLGVIVLDFEGVTKIVSRGVGAAIDMAVQAKKQGTKLRLEKIGKYARSLYIQGVHLVADVPELEGFEP; encoded by the coding sequence ATGACTCATTCTTCTTTTCTTCAAGACGAACTTAAGATTTCTGAACAGCTAGATGGAGATCGTGCCATCCTAAAGCTAAATGGGGCTTTAAGCGTGACCACTGTCCCCTACTTTCGTCAATCTGTGCAGCCTTATCTAGAAAGAGGACTTGGGGTAATTGTACTTGATTTTGAAGGAGTGACTAAGATTGTCAGCCGTGGCGTGGGTGCGGCTATTGATATGGCTGTACAAGCTAAAAAGCAAGGTACTAAGTTGCGTTTAGAAAAAATCGGTAAATATGCCCGATCGCTTTACATTCAAGGAGTACATCTTGTAGCTGATGTACCTGAATTGGAAGGATTTGAGCCTTAA
- a CDS encoding thioesterase family protein, translating into MTELISPSLSSGWFSYAIRVYPHHTDYAGIVWHGSYITWMEEARVEYLRSAGVSFDQLVAAGVDLPVVDLTLRYHQAAKMGEELLIMTKFSKSQKLRLTFDYEIKAVDPTNPEGDRLCVTASVSLVPVDSQKRKILRSLPSLLDQAIAGLLG; encoded by the coding sequence ATGACCGAATTAATCTCTCCGTCACTTTCCTCTGGTTGGTTTAGTTATGCGATAAGGGTTTACCCGCATCATACAGATTATGCTGGCATTGTTTGGCACGGTAGCTATATTACTTGGATGGAAGAAGCGAGGGTGGAATATCTGCGATCAGCAGGGGTCAGTTTTGATCAGTTAGTTGCTGCGGGTGTGGATTTACCAGTTGTAGATTTGACCTTACGCTATCATCAAGCTGCCAAAATGGGTGAAGAATTACTAATTATGACCAAATTCAGCAAATCTCAAAAACTGCGCTTAACCTTTGACTATGAGATTAAAGCTGTTGATCCTACTAATCCCGAAGGCGATCGGCTATGTGTGACAGCATCAGTGAGTTTAGTTCCAGTTGATTCGCAAAAACGTAAAATCTTGAGAAGCCTACCGTCCTTACTAGATCAAGCGATCGCAGGATTACTAGGATAA
- the sat gene encoding sulfate adenylyltransferase encodes MVRSAQAIAPHGGVLVNRLASKSQVGEFLSKADFLPRVQLSERSLSDLELIAIGGFSPLTGFMGSADYESVVTNMRLHDGLPWSIPITLPVSEAIASQLNIGTLVRLDDPAGVFIGVLELSEKYTYDKLKEALHVYRTNEERHPGVKVVYNQGNVYLAGDIWLLERRSHPQFPTYQIDPQESRELFLQKGWRTIVGFQTRNPIHRAHEYIQKCALEIVDGLFLHPLVGATKSDDVPADVRMRCYEIMLEHYYPQDRVTLAINPAAMRYAGPREAIFHALIRKNYGCTHFIVGRDHAGVGDYYGTYDAQYIFDEFTPSELGIMPMMFEHAFYCTRTKGMATTKTSPSLPEERIHLSGTKVREMLRRGECPPPEFSRPEVAAELAKIMHKMAIAEAASEFQI; translated from the coding sequence ATGGTTCGATCCGCACAAGCAATTGCCCCTCATGGTGGAGTGCTAGTTAATCGTTTAGCGTCAAAGTCCCAAGTAGGCGAGTTTTTAAGTAAGGCAGATTTTTTACCAAGGGTACAGTTATCAGAGCGATCGCTTTCAGACTTAGAACTAATAGCGATCGGGGGATTTAGTCCCCTCACGGGATTTATGGGCAGCGCAGACTACGAATCTGTGGTGACAAATATGCGCTTGCATGACGGCTTGCCTTGGTCAATCCCTATTACTTTACCTGTTTCCGAGGCGATCGCATCTCAACTTAATATTGGTACTTTAGTTAGATTAGATGATCCTGCGGGCGTATTCATCGGAGTGTTGGAGCTTAGCGAAAAATACACCTACGATAAATTAAAAGAAGCTCTGCATGTTTATCGCACTAACGAAGAGCGTCATCCGGGAGTCAAAGTAGTTTATAACCAAGGTAATGTCTATTTAGCAGGTGATATTTGGCTGTTAGAACGGCGATCGCATCCTCAATTTCCCACTTATCAGATTGATCCTCAAGAGTCAAGGGAGTTATTTTTACAAAAAGGTTGGCGGACAATAGTTGGTTTTCAAACCCGTAATCCGATCCACCGTGCTCACGAATATATACAAAAATGTGCGCTAGAAATCGTAGATGGGCTATTTTTACATCCCCTAGTCGGAGCAACAAAAAGTGATGATGTGCCTGCGGATGTACGGATGCGTTGCTATGAAATTATGCTAGAGCATTACTATCCCCAAGATCGAGTTACCCTAGCCATTAATCCAGCCGCTATGCGGTATGCGGGTCCCCGTGAAGCTATATTTCATGCGTTAATACGGAAAAACTATGGCTGCACTCATTTTATTGTGGGACGAGATCATGCGGGAGTTGGGGACTACTACGGTACCTATGATGCCCAGTATATTTTTGATGAATTTACGCCCTCAGAATTAGGGATCATGCCTATGATGTTTGAGCATGCTTTTTACTGCACTCGTACCAAGGGTATGGCAACAACGAAAACTAGTCCGAGCTTGCCTGAAGAACGAATTCACCTATCGGGAACTAAAGTTAGAGAGATGTTACGGCGGGGTGAATGTCCACCTCCAGAGTTTTCCCGTCCTGAAGTGGCGGCGGAATTAGCTAAAATTATGCATAAAATGGCGATCGCTGAGGCTGCATCTGAGTTCCAAATCTAG
- a CDS encoding S-(hydroxymethyl)glutathione dehydrogenase/class III alcohol dehydrogenase → MDTKAAVAWQSGKPLTIETVQIAPPQAGEVLIEIKASGVCHTDAFTLSGDDPEGLFPAILGHEGAGIVVAVGSGVTSLKVGDHVIPLYTPECRQCEYCLSRKTNLCQSIRSTQGRGVMPNGTSRFSIDGQMIHHYMGTSTFANYTVLPEIAVAKIREDAPFDKVCYIGCGVTTGIGAVIYTAKVEPGANVVVFGLGGIGLNVIQGARLAGADRIIGVDINPAKKAMAEKFGMTDFVNPLEVEGDLVPYLVDLTKGGADYSFECIGNVNVMRQALECCHKGWGVSVIIGVAGAGQEIRTRPFQLVTGRVWKGSAFGGARGRTDVPKIVDWYMDGKINIDDLITHVMPIEQINDAFALMHKGESIRGVVTF, encoded by the coding sequence TTGGATACTAAAGCAGCCGTAGCATGGCAGTCTGGGAAACCCCTCACCATCGAAACTGTCCAAATTGCCCCACCGCAAGCAGGAGAAGTCTTAATTGAAATTAAAGCCAGTGGCGTTTGTCATACCGATGCTTTCACTTTATCAGGCGATGATCCAGAAGGACTATTTCCCGCAATTTTAGGACATGAAGGGGCAGGTATCGTCGTTGCAGTCGGCAGTGGAGTCACAAGCTTAAAGGTTGGGGATCACGTCATTCCGCTCTATACCCCAGAATGTCGGCAGTGTGAGTATTGTTTAAGTCGTAAGACCAATTTGTGTCAGTCCATTCGCTCTACCCAAGGACGCGGAGTAATGCCCAATGGTACCAGTCGTTTCTCCATAGATGGACAAATGATTCATCACTACATGGGAACTTCCACCTTTGCTAACTATACAGTTTTACCCGAAATTGCCGTCGCTAAAATTCGTGAAGATGCTCCCTTTGATAAGGTTTGCTATATCGGTTGTGGCGTAACGACGGGAATTGGCGCAGTGATCTATACTGCTAAGGTTGAACCGGGTGCCAATGTTGTGGTGTTTGGCTTGGGTGGAATTGGACTAAATGTGATCCAAGGGGCAAGACTAGCAGGGGCTGACCGAATTATTGGCGTAGATATCAATCCCGCTAAAAAAGCTATGGCAGAAAAGTTTGGTATGACTGATTTTGTTAACCCCCTTGAAGTAGAAGGAGATTTAGTTCCCTACTTAGTTGATTTGACTAAAGGTGGTGCTGACTACAGTTTTGAATGTATCGGCAATGTCAATGTCATGCGTCAAGCTTTGGAATGTTGTCATAAAGGCTGGGGGGTCAGCGTTATTATTGGTGTAGCAGGAGCGGGACAGGAAATTCGCACTCGTCCATTCCAACTAGTTACGGGGCGAGTTTGGAAAGGTTCAGCCTTTGGGGGAGCTAGAGGTCGAACGGATGTCCCCAAGATTGTGGATTGGTATATGGATGGGAAAATTAATATTGACGATTTGATCACCCATGTGATGCCCATTGAACAGATTAATGATGCGTTTGCCCTCATGCACAAAGGTGAGTCTATTCGTGGTGTAGTTACTTTTTAA
- a CDS encoding AAA family ATPase, protein MRLISLYLENFRQHKSTQIHFPTGLIGILGENGSGKTTILEAIAWALYGKITRGDNDSVIWRMAEGKSTAVAELTFAFNGQTLKVKRSQSSSKSNAELTQNQKIVATSTKAVNEKILELLAMTHQEFFNSYFTGQKDLNFLGSIKGAVERERFIAKMLGYEKISEVQGAAGKEGTIRFDLRQQERTVDRLQGALGDQVQIEDAIILYQNQLTEANHQLAEVTAALTLAIAHAAQLEPQLNQLQQQRDQHYQLTAQVQNYQTQQARLIKEISQKIEQRSQIYTATQIYETLAVEVANYQAMETELAALTNVKQEFTKKTDLELRLTHLNQELQSLEQDLDLLKDIDISHIRQAIAHSQAQLEHINLEIQTQTQTWQTTQAELKAKIKTEQQNLSKLANQQQVILAAGVEGICPTCERPLHSEYENVVEGFTSQLDHLRSHLKTWENELADLKQTPVALKSLQQTQTQIADLIKQQQQEELKISTDLTRFQLLQNQQNAKTQEIKQLQVQISHLPHSFDLDRYNHLSSQIQSLKPKYEQYLRSQGISQRLHEIDGELVNLNQEQSQLQNLLSKLEQEIQQLKFKESEYSDLKQAIATANQNLDRIRTQQAQAQQQQALITQALTTAQKQADEYRLKQAEYQTAKKEQILLQELDNAFTDMRQHFTEEIRPQLADAASIFLNQLTDGRYNTIEIDSKYNVIVLADGDRKPVISGGEEDIVNLSLRLAISQMITERSGQPFSLLILDEVFGSLDDGRRNNVLALLNALEQQFEQVLIISHLDSIKDNLNHTIRLEFNAKEQCSQVADSLV, encoded by the coding sequence ATGCGCTTGATTTCTCTGTATTTAGAAAACTTCCGCCAACACAAATCCACGCAAATTCATTTTCCCACAGGCTTGATTGGGATTTTAGGAGAAAATGGGTCGGGGAAGACTACTATTTTAGAGGCGATCGCTTGGGCATTGTACGGGAAGATTACAAGGGGAGACAATGATAGTGTAATTTGGCGCATGGCTGAGGGGAAATCTACGGCGGTGGCAGAATTAACCTTTGCATTTAATGGGCAGACCTTAAAAGTTAAGCGATCGCAGTCTAGTAGTAAATCTAATGCCGAATTAACCCAAAACCAAAAAATTGTCGCCACCTCAACTAAGGCAGTAAATGAGAAGATTTTAGAACTTTTAGCAATGACTCACCAAGAGTTTTTTAATAGTTACTTTACGGGACAGAAAGACTTGAATTTTTTAGGCTCGATCAAAGGAGCAGTAGAACGGGAAAGATTTATTGCCAAGATGTTGGGCTACGAAAAAATTAGCGAAGTCCAAGGTGCGGCGGGAAAAGAGGGGACAATTCGTTTTGACCTCCGCCAACAGGAAAGAACCGTAGATCGATTACAAGGAGCTTTGGGAGATCAGGTACAGATTGAAGACGCAATTATTCTTTATCAAAATCAATTAACCGAGGCAAATCATCAACTTGCAGAAGTAACAGCGGCTCTTACATTAGCGATCGCCCATGCTGCCCAATTAGAACCCCAACTCAACCAACTGCAACAGCAAAGGGATCAGCATTATCAATTAACCGCCCAAGTACAAAATTATCAAACTCAGCAAGCTAGATTAATTAAGGAAATTTCGCAAAAAATCGAACAGCGATCACAAATTTATACAGCCACTCAAATTTATGAAACTCTGGCGGTAGAGGTGGCAAATTATCAAGCAATGGAAACAGAATTAGCGGCGTTGACTAACGTGAAGCAGGAATTTACGAAAAAAACTGACCTCGAACTGAGATTAACTCACCTCAACCAAGAACTACAGAGTTTAGAGCAAGATTTAGACCTACTAAAAGATATTGATATTAGCCATATTCGCCAAGCGATCGCACATTCCCAAGCACAACTAGAACATATTAATCTAGAAATCCAAACCCAAACCCAAACATGGCAAACCACGCAAGCAGAACTCAAAGCCAAAATTAAAACCGAACAGCAAAATTTGAGTAAATTAGCCAATCAACAGCAGGTAATTCTAGCAGCAGGAGTCGAAGGTATCTGTCCTACCTGTGAGCGTCCTTTGCATTCAGAATATGAAAATGTAGTGGAGGGATTTACCTCACAATTGGATCACCTGCGATCGCACCTCAAGACATGGGAAAACGAGCTAGCCGATCTAAAGCAAACCCCAGTCGCATTAAAAAGTTTACAGCAAACTCAAACACAAATAGCCGACCTGATTAAACAACAGCAGCAGGAAGAACTAAAAATTTCTACGGATTTAACTCGATTCCAGTTATTACAAAACCAACAAAACGCTAAAACCCAAGAGATTAAACAACTCCAAGTCCAAATTTCTCACTTGCCCCACTCTTTTGATCTGGATAGATATAATCATCTCTCTAGTCAAATTCAATCCCTAAAACCTAAATATGAACAATATCTGCGATCGCAAGGTATAAGCCAACGGCTCCATGAAATTGATGGGGAATTGGTAAATCTAAACCAAGAACAAAGCCAACTTCAGAACCTTCTTAGCAAGCTGGAGCAGGAAATTCAGCAGTTAAAGTTTAAAGAATCGGAATACTCTGATCTAAAACAGGCGATCGCCACTGCCAATCAAAATCTAGATAGGATCCGCACCCAACAGGCACAGGCTCAGCAACAACAGGCTCTAATTACCCAAGCTCTAACCACAGCTCAGAAACAAGCGGATGAGTATCGCCTCAAACAAGCTGAATACCAAACTGCCAAAAAAGAGCAAATTTTATTACAGGAATTAGATAATGCCTTCACAGATATGCGCCAACATTTCACTGAAGAAATTCGTCCCCAACTTGCCGATGCTGCCAGTATTTTTCTAAATCAGTTAACGGATGGACGTTATAACACCATTGAGATTGATTCTAAATATAATGTGATTGTTCTTGCCGATGGTGATCGTAAACCCGTAATTTCAGGAGGAGAAGAGGATATTGTGAATCTCAGCCTCCGCTTGGCAATTTCCCAGATGATTACAGAACGCAGTGGACAACCTTTCTCTTTACTAATTTTGGATGAGGTTTTCGGTTCCCTTGATGATGGACGCAGGAATAATGTTTTAGCTTTGCTTAATGCCCTCGAACAGCAGTTTGAACAGGTATTAATTATCTCTCATCTTGACTCTATTAAAGATAATCTCAATCATACGATTCGTTTAGAGTTTAATGCTAAAGAACAATGTTCTCAAGTCGCTGATTCTTTAGTTTAG
- a CDS encoding glycosyltransferase family 4 protein yields the protein MKILVLAWEFPPRIIGGISRHVAELYPEIVLLHHEVHLITVEVEGIANFELVNGIYVHRVPVKYDRDFFNWVSNMNFAMNLYLIKLLDSTDQEFQIIHAHDWLVADAAIAVAEKFNIALVATIHATEYGRYNGIHNDTQRYIHSKETWLATRATRVIVCTNYMRAEITRVFNCDDTKIDVVYNGLSQERLFKFQNLDFDKAQLRTKFAESHEQIVYYVGRITYEKGIFLLINAATRVIPALKGNVKFVIIGSGDTDSLKQQAWNLGIAHKVIFTGFMSDTELTKFQTIADCAVFPSLYEPFGIVALESFATKVPVVVSNTGGFPEVVRNGETGIVTIANNSESLANGIIEILQNPEYSAKLAAQAFKELQERWSWVPLAAQTVAVYLNALANTS from the coding sequence ATGAAAATTCTAGTTCTAGCATGGGAGTTTCCACCTCGCATTATTGGCGGTATATCTCGCCATGTGGCTGAACTTTATCCCGAAATTGTGCTACTTCACCACGAAGTGCATTTAATTACCGTAGAAGTGGAAGGCATTGCTAATTTTGAGCTAGTTAATGGTATTTATGTCCATCGTGTCCCCGTGAAGTACGATCGCGATTTTTTTAATTGGGTCAGCAATATGAACTTTGCGATGAACTTGTATCTAATTAAATTACTTGATAGTACCGATCAGGAGTTTCAGATCATTCACGCCCATGACTGGTTAGTAGCGGATGCAGCGATCGCCGTTGCTGAAAAATTTAATATTGCCCTTGTTGCCACAATTCATGCCACCGAATACGGTAGATATAACGGCATCCATAATGATACCCAACGCTATATCCACAGTAAAGAAACGTGGTTAGCCACCCGTGCTACCCGTGTCATTGTCTGTACCAATTATATGCGGGCAGAAATTACCCGTGTCTTTAATTGTGACGACACCAAAATTGATGTGGTTTATAATGGTTTAAGTCAAGAACGACTATTTAAATTTCAAAACCTTGACTTTGACAAAGCCCAACTACGCACAAAATTTGCTGAATCCCATGAGCAAATTGTCTATTACGTCGGTAGAATTACTTACGAAAAAGGTATTTTTTTACTAATTAATGCCGCAACTAGGGTAATTCCAGCCCTAAAAGGTAATGTTAAGTTTGTAATTATCGGTTCTGGTGATACAGATTCACTCAAACAACAGGCTTGGAACCTAGGTATTGCCCACAAAGTAATTTTCACTGGATTTATGTCAGATACCGAATTAACCAAATTTCAAACCATTGCTGACTGTGCCGTGTTTCCTAGCCTCTATGAACCCTTTGGCATAGTTGCCCTAGAAAGTTTTGCCACTAAGGTTCCCGTTGTAGTTTCCAATACAGGGGGATTTCCAGAGGTGGTGCGTAATGGCGAAACAGGCATTGTCACTATTGCTAATAATAGTGAATCGTTAGCAAATGGCATTATCGAAATCCTACAAAATCCAGAATATAGTGCTAAATTGGCAGCCCAAGCTTTTAAGGAACTACAGGAACGGTGGTCTTGGGTACCCCTAGCGGCTCAAACTGTGGCGGTATATCTTAATGCCTTAGCCAATACTTCTTAA
- a CDS encoding DUF3110 domain-containing protein has translation MKVWVLLFNADSHNQGIYTRLENGKNIVLAFTQEDDALRYAMLLEAQDFPSAVTESIDEKELVEICEDTGLGLNIVHEDELAIPPAHNVEKTDWQSDDDFDDSDFASDDDVEISAEALEIEIMRRKLEGLL, from the coding sequence ATGAAAGTATGGGTATTACTATTTAATGCAGATTCTCACAATCAGGGTATTTATACTCGCCTAGAAAATGGTAAAAATATTGTCTTGGCATTTACCCAAGAAGATGACGCTCTCAGGTATGCCATGTTGTTAGAAGCACAGGATTTTCCCAGTGCGGTCACAGAAAGTATTGACGAAAAAGAATTAGTGGAAATTTGTGAAGATACAGGACTAGGGCTGAATATTGTGCATGAAGATGAACTAGCCATTCCTCCCGCCCATAATGTCGAAAAAACTGACTGGCAATCCGATGATGATTTTGATGATTCAGATTTTGCCAGTGATGATGATGTCGAGATTTCTGCAGAGGCTTTAGAAATTGAAATTATGCGTCGTAAGCTTGAAGGATTACTTTAG